Below is a genomic region from Rosa chinensis cultivar Old Blush chromosome 5, RchiOBHm-V2, whole genome shotgun sequence.
GAAGACTCACGTCCTGGCAGATTTTCTGACAAGTCGCAAAAATATGGACTGATAGTCAATGGGCAATGGCTTATGACGTCTGAAACTCACGTGGAAATTGATGTATATCTAATCATTTGCAGTGTTCCTGCCAGAGACAGGAGTATCCCTTTTCAGCTTGACAGCTCAATCTAGTTTTTATTTGCaatataaagttataaactGATAGAATTAGAGTAAGAGACCTTTAACCTCAAATAACTTGCGAAACTGTTTTGCATCTCTTGTAGAACAGTTGAGTGAAAGCCTCCTACAAATACAACTACAAATCAAaccataataataataataacatagAATGATTATTTCTAAAGAACAGTTGAGTGAATAAGTTGTTTCTCTAGAAAAATTTTATTATTCCATCAGCAATGCAATTTTATGATATCATCCGCAGGAAAGCAAATATGTTTCAAAATTAACTTTTTTATGTGATTGCTATCATGCTATAGATACTAAAATTTACTGCACTGCAGTAAACTACAATAATTTTCAGGGGTGGCGTTACTGCATTGCAGTAAAGCATCTAAAATGGACCTATTTGTTTCTCCTTTGAAGAAATTACAAAGTAGTCAAGAGTAAGTTCCTGTTATAATGCAGAAATACAAAGTCATTTGGTATGATCATAATGGAAATGGAACATTTTGTGTTACAAGAAAATAATACATTCCAGATTAGATGGTGGGTTTAAAGTTTCAATCTGAACCGGTTACTCCAACACCACACCATGAACTAGAAGGTTACAACTATTTGCAATACTGAAGGATAGGACTTGCCTTGTAAATATACAAGATGTTACCAATACCAGGAAGTCGGGAACTGCAACTATAATTTCGTCACCTTGCTGCCTGCCAAAGAGTCAGAAATTTCACAtgtaaaatttaagaaaagaaataaaaaagaaaaatattaatgcATGGAAGGGGATCTATACTGCACATCATTTAGTAAGATGGATATATAGATACAGCAGCTGCCTATGCAGAGGCACTTCTAGTTACAACTTAGACGCAGCTAGCTAGAATCTAGCTTCTATGTACAATTACATTTCTAAAGAGCATACAATGGTTCTCAGATGCATGCTTTGTCGAGGGTGTGTTGAAACACAGATCAGCATGAACTTCTGAAACAGAAAAGGAAGGGAATTTTCCCACTGCTGAGAGGGAGGCTGACACTTGAGCTTACAGAATACAGATAGATAAAGATGTTTCACAAAATTACCTCCTTTGAATATTATTTGCTCAAAAGGATACTTTTTGCCTACACTAAGTTACCATTTCCAACCAGAAATGATTCCAGTTTAGGCAAATTGTTATGCAGCAAGGATGATACATTCACCAGTTAAAAAAAGTTTTCCATGCAACATTTTCAAAAATTGCAATGATTTCTGAAAAAAATACAGTTTGGTCAAATAATCTTACACTATTCCTCTGGAGGACAATTCGGATGACCCAACTGGAAGCTTCTCTTGTTGAAAGGGAAGCCGGGGGCAATGGGATCCGAACAAGGTGATCCATCAGCTTGTTGCCACAGTTACTTCTGATCTGCTGTTTAGGAATTAGGAAATGTGCAGATCATACCAGTTATAATTTAAATGAAACTATAGTTATCGGTAACAAATCCAAACTATACTCTATAACGCTTTCAAATGAGCTAATGATGTTGAATAACATAAACTTTGAGTGCCAAGATGCATTGCTAATCATACATGTATTTAGAATTTACATATACTCCAATCCTTAATATGTTATGCAGAAGAGAACCAGTTTGCTTTGTACAAGATAAGGTTAAAGAGGGTATaataagatgaagatgaagctcATTGTTAATGCTCTACTTATACTGAACTACAAAATTGCATGAACCTTTTCTGTTTTGCGCCAGAtttctccaccttccctgtcACACTGTATTCTAGCTTTGAAGTTTTATGGAGAAGAAAGTTCAGAGAGAACTCAAATTAAAAGGCAACATGCTGTTGGGAAAAATCTCAAACAGGTGCATAGGGACACCACAATCTGATTAAATCCAATTGGAGATATAAATACAAAAACACCACATGGTGACATTGTCCAATCCATTGAAGTCTATAAGGGTTCAAGTATAGACAAAGAGCGATGCATACCTCAGCAATTAGAGTGCTTTCTAATATATATCTTCTCCTGATCAGCACAGCAGTGGAGAGGAACAACATTTTTTTGAAAAGCTTGCTTGCCTCAATGCAGAACTTCAAACAGTCAATTCTTTATATTTCCcttcaattaattaaaaaagagTTTTGTTAATGCTAGAATTAGAAAAAGCAAAtgtgtaaaaaataaaaaatcaagttGGAAAGGCTACAGTAGTAAAACTGGAAGTGTTAGACGAATGACTGATCGACTTGGGTTAAAAGATCGATATTCACTACAACTGCACACCACATATTTCAACTGTTTTGCATTTGGGTATATTTTGAAGGATTATTGAAGTTTGCATGAGTAGctacaacatatataacaaGTAATAAAGTAAAATGAAGAGTAGGAAGAAATCTTACCAAGGGAGAGATCTGGAATATGAGAAATCTTGGGCCACTCTGGACCGCCCTTCCTGCATCTTTTAATTAAAGGGCAGTCACAACAGATGTAGAGGGATCTTAACTTTGTGAGGCGTTGCATAGCTTGGCGTGAAGGAAGATACTTTAGATTATGGCAAAGCTCTATAATGAGGACCGTAAGAGAAGAGACGCTTCCCAACCATTCTGGAAGAGACTCCACTTCGTCGAAGGAGTTTATATTCAAAGATGTCAGAGAAGTGAAGTGTTGAATATGTTCATGCAGAGACTTGAGCTTAGGCCACCCAGATAGCATTAGTGTCTGAAGTTGTGGTATGACAGGGAATGAATCGAGCTCCTTGCAAAAATCACCAACTTCCAATCTTCTCAAGCTGGTGAGGGATGCTAACTCGCTAAGTTTGCTTATGAATCCATCACAACTATAAATTTTCAAGCTGCTGAGGGTTGTGAGGTTGTCTGAACATGGAATTGTCTCCAGACTGGGGCAGTTTCTTATCTCCAGGCACTGAAGAATGGGAAAAGATCCAAGCACACTTGTCAATTTATCACAATCTCGGATTGTGAATTCATACAGACATCTGAAGCCATGTAAAGCATCAATAGACCCTAGACTACTACATGTCCTTATGTCCAACTGCCGGAGGGACGGGAGACTGTCAATTGAAATGAACTTTAGCTTACTGCAGCTacgtatttttatttttccaagggAGGTACAGCAGTTTAGACCACTTGGGAGGCTCAATAGTTCAGAACATTCCGAAATCTCTATTGCACCAAGGGATGAGAAGCCCTGTAAACTTGGAATGGATGTGAGGGTAGAGCATTTCTCTATTCTCACGGTATGAAGTATTCTCAAGGTATGAAGACTGCCGTATTCAATCCCCTCTGTAAATGGGATGGACTCGAGACTGGGGCAGTCAGATATAAGCAACTCCTCTAGAGACGGTGCAAGTAGCCCCTCAGGTAAATACCTCAGTTTATTACACCCAACAATCACCAGTGACTGAAGAGAAGCACAACAACTAAATCCATGGGGAGCAATACAAGTTAACTCCTCACAACGATCTATCTTTAAACGTGCAAGATTCTTGTTGTTCCTTAACATCCCTTCAGGCAGGCAGTCAAGTCCCTTCACACCTGATATATGGAGATAAGTGAGAGTTGTCAGTTTGCTTAGAACACTTGTTACTGGCACACAGCTATCTATTTTCACCAGACTCAGCGACTGAAGAGATGGAAAATAACTGGGAGCACTTCTTAATTGGGGAGAACCCTGCAGATTAAGCTTCTCAAGAGATTGAAACACCACTGTAGGCAACAATACTTGTGGTTCACTCCATTCAATTAGCTTCCCGGCGTATTGAATAATCAAACTTTTCAATGCAGGAAACAAAGCCTTCGTCTGACAACCTGTCGTAGCCTCATGGGGATCATAACCGTAAAAGTCAGATCCTAGACGTTCCAGGTTTGGCATTTCAATGTAAAGAGATCTAAGATTCGGCAGATGGCCAAGCTTTGGGACTTCTTTGCATTCTTTGCAACCCTGAAATTTAATCTCTTTCAAATTTAGAGGGTAGAGACAACTTACTCATGATCCATGAAGGAAACTTATCACCCAAGAAGTTTTCAAACTTTAAGAATTCCAAATTAGGGTGTGGTTGAAGTGCTTCCAGTACATCCTCATCATTGCAGTTCGGCCTGGATGTACTCGACCAAGACCAACTCAAGCTTAAATCACGTATACACTTCTCCACTAGATTTGCTTTCTTAGCTTTTTCTATTTCTGTCACACATTCCAGACAATTTACCTTTCAATTGTTTCATGCTGCCCAGTTCCTCAATTCCGCAACCTATCTTCTTAAGCACCTGGAACTCAGGTAATGATTGAAGGTTCGTCAATCGCCCCATCCCAGATGGCCATGGAGACCATCCACTGAATACGCGATCATAAGAAATATGTCTCAAGTAACTGTGAGGTTGTAGATGATCACAGTTGGCACCCATGAAAACACAAGATTTATACGTTCACCCAAATCTCTGCAAAGTTTTGGGCTACGTCACTGTCTTTTGCTACTGGTTTCACTATGAATAAAATAAGAAGCAAAGCAAAGTAAGAAGTGAATGGAATGTAGTCCTCCTATTTATGGGGAGGGAGTTCCTCAAAGCATAGAATTGAAGCTCCTTAACATGTAGGATTCAGCCCATATAAGATGGCCAAGCTCTCAGATTTGATGGCTAAGTTCCTTTGTAGTCCAACACAACCAAATTTTTAATGTTGCCAACAAAATCTATGATAACAAAGATAGAGAAAATCGTGTCCAGCTGCTGcaaaaggagaaggaagagttGGTCAACATATTCAGTACTAGCTTGACATAAGAGGAGGACGCTAAAACTAAAGCTTATACCTTTGAGTGCAAGCTGTTAAAATGCTTTCCTGAAACACTCTGGAGGACACTTGGGACACCCTTTTCATCATCTTGACTTGGCATTAAGGAAGAGACTCACATCCTGGCAGATTTTCTCACAAGCCGCAGAAATATGGACCGATAGTACTAGCATCAATGTGCAATGGCTTATGAAGTCTGAAACTCACGTGGAAGTTGATGTATATTTAATCATTTGCAGTGTTCCTGCCACAGACAGGAGTATCACTTTTCAGCTTGACAGCTCAATCTAGTTTTTATTTGCAATATAGAGTTTATAAACTGATATAAGGAGAGTAAGAGACCTTTAACGTCGAATAACTTGCAAACAGccaaaccaaacaatagaaaggTGTTGATCAGCCCTGCATTATCTTCAGGGGAAAGGGAGCTGAATTACCAGGAAACTGTTTTGCATCTCTTGTAGAACAGTTGAGTGAAAGCCTCCTACAAATCATAccataataattattatttctatagaacagtttttttttttttttgggtctgattTCTATAGAACAGTTGAGCAAGTAAGTTGTTTCTCTAGAAAAATTTTATTATTCCATCAGCAAGGCAATTTTATGATATCATAGTATTGACTTGTTTTTACCGCATTCGCAGGAAAGCAAATATGTTTCCAAATTAACTTCTTTATGTGATTGCTATCATGCTATAGATACTAAAATTTACTGCACTGCAGTAAACTGCAATAATTTTCAGGGGTGGCGTTACTGCATTGCAGTAAAGCATCTAAAATGGACCTATTTGTTTCTCCTTTGAAGAAATTACAAAGTAGTCAAGAGTAAGTTCCTGTTATAATGCAGAAATACAAAGTCATTTGGTATGATCATAATGGAAATGGAACATTTTGTGTTACAAGAAAATAATACATTCCAGATTAGATGGTGGGTTTAAAGTTTCAATCTGAACCGGTTACTCCAACACCACACCATGAACTAGAAGGTTACAACTATTTGCAATACTGAAGGATAGGACTTGCCTTGTAAATATACAAGATGTTACCAATACCAGGAAGTCGGGAACTGCAACTATAATTTCGTCACCTTGCTGCCTGCCAAAGAGTCAGAAATTTCACAtgtaaaatttaagaaaagaaataaaaaagaaaaatattaatgcATGGAAGGGGATCTATACTGCACATCATTTAGTAAGATGGATATATAGATACAGCAGCTGCCTATGCAGAGGCACTTCTAGTTACAACTTAGACGCAGCTAGCTAGAATCTAGCTTCTATGTACAATTACATTTCTAAAGAGCATACAATGGTTCTCAGATGCATGCTTTGTCGAGGGTGTGTTGAAACACAGATCAGCATGAACTTCTGAAACAGAAAAGGAAGGGAATTTTCCCACTGCTGAGAGGGAGGCTGACACTTGAGCTTACAGAATACAGATAGATAAAGATGTTTCACAAAATTACCTCCTTTGAATATTATTTGCTCAAAAGGATACTTTTTGCCTACACTAAGTTACCATTTCCAACCAGAAATGATTCCAGTTTAGGCAAATTGTTATGCAGCAAGGATGATACATTCACCAGTTAAAAAAAGTTTTCCATGCAACATTTTCAAAAATTGCAATGATTTCTGAAAAAAATACAGTTTGGTCAAATAATCTTACACTATTCCTCTGGAGGACAATTCGGATGACCCAACTGGAAGCTTCTCTTGTTGAAAGGGAAGCCGGGGGCAATGGGATCCGAACAAGGTGATCCATCAGCTTGTTGCCACAGTTACTTCTGATCTGCTGTTTAGGAATTAGGAAATGTGCAGATCATACCAGTTATAATTTAAATGAAACTATAGTTATCGGTAACAAATCCAAACTATACTCTATAACGCTTTCAAATGAGCTAATGATGTTGAATAACATAAACTTTGAGTGCCAAGATGCATTGCTAATCATACATGTATTTAGAATTTACATGTACTCCAATCCTTAATATGTTATGCAGAAGAGAACCAGTTTGCTTTGTACAAGATAAGGTTAAAGAGGGTATaataagatgaagatgaagctcATTGTTAATGCTCTACTTATACTGAACTACAAAATTGCATGAACCTTTTCTGTTTTGCGCCAGAtttctccaccttccctgtcACACTGTATTCTAGCTTTGAAGTTTTATGGAGAAGAAAGTTCAGAGAGAACTCAAATTAAAAGGCAACATGCTGTTGGGAAAAATCTCAAACAGGTGCATAGGGACACCACAATCTGATTAAATCCAATTGGAGATATAAATACAAAAACACCACATGGTGACATTGTCCAATCCATTGAAGTCTATAAGGGTTCAAGTATAGACAAAGAGCGATGCATACCTCAGCAATTAGAGTGCTTTCTAATATATATCTTCTCCTGATCAGCACAGCAGTGGAGAGGAACAACATTTTTTTGAAAAGCTTGCTTGCCTCAATGCAGAACTTCAAACAGTCAATTCTTTATATTTCCcttcaattaattaaaaaagagTTTTGTTAATGCTAGAATTAGAAAAAGCAAAtgtgtaaaaaataaaaaatcaagttGGAAAGGCTACAGTAGTAAAACTGGAAGTGTTAGACGAATGACTGATCGACTTGGGTTAAAAGATCGATATTCACTACAACTGCACACCACATATTTCAACTGTTTTGCATTTGGGTATATTTTGAAGGATTATTGAAGTTTGCATGAGTAGctacaacatatataacaaGTAATAAAGTAAAATGAAGAGTAGGAAGAAATCTTACCAAGGGAGAGATCTGGAATATGAGAAATCTTGGGCCACTCTGGACCGCCCTTCCTGCATCTTTTAATTAAAGGGCAGTCACAACAGATGTAGAGGGATCTTAACTTTGTGAGGCGTTGCATAGCTTGGCGTGAAGGAAGATACTTTAGATTATGGCAAAGCTCTATAATGAGGACCGTAAGAGAAGAGACGCTTCCCAACCATTCTGGAAGAGACTCCACTTCGTCGAAGGAGTTTATATTCAAAGATGTCAGAGAAGTGAAGTGTTGAATCTGTTCATGCAGAGACTTGAGCTTAGGCCACCCAGATAGCATTAGTGTCTGAAGTTGTGGTATGACAGGGAATGAATCGAGCTCCTTGCAAAAATCACCAACTTCCAATCTTCTCAAGCTGGTGAGGGATGCTAACTCGCTAAGTTTGCTTATGAATCCATCACAACTATAAATTTTCAAGCTGCTGAGGGTTGTGAGGTTGTCTGAACATGGAATTGTCTCCAGACTGGGGCAGTTTCTTATCTCCAGGCCCTGAAGAATGGGAAAAGATCCAAGCAGACTTGTCAATTTATCACAATCTCGGATTGTGAATTCATACAGACATCTGAAGCCATGTAAAGCATCAATAGACTCTAGACTACTACATGTCCTTATGTCCAACCGGACGAGGGATGGGAGACTGTCAATTGAAATGAACTTTAGCTTACTGCAGCTacgtatttttatttttccaagagaggTACAGCAGTTTAGACCACTCGGGAGGCTCAATAGTTCAGAACATTCCGAAATCTTTATTGCACGAACGGATGAGAAGCCCTGTAAACTTGGGATGGATGTTAGGGTAGAGTATTTCTTTATTCGCAAGGTATGAAGACTGCCGTATTCAATCCCCTCTGTAAATGGGATGGACTCCAGACTGGGGCAGTCGGATATAAGCAACTCCTCTAATGAGGGTGCAAGTAGCCCCTCAGATAAATACCTCAGTTTATTACACCCAACAATCACCAGTGACTGAAGAGAAGCACAACAACCAAATCCATGGGGAGCAATACAAGTTAACTCCTCACAACGATCTATCTTTAAACGTGCAAGATTCTTGTTGTTCCTTAACATCCCTTCAGGCAGGCAGTCAAGTCCCTTCACACCTGATATATGGAGATAAGTGAGAGTTGTCAGTTTGCTTAGAACACTTGTCACTGGCACACCGCTATCTATTTTCACCAGACTCAGCGACTGAAGAGATGGAAAATAACTGGGAGCACTTCTTAATTGGGGAGAACCCTGCAGATTAAGCTTCTCAAGAGATTGAAACACCACTGTTGGCAACAATACTTGTGGTTCACTCCATTCAATTAGCTTCCCGGCGTATTGAATAGTCAAACTTTTCAATGCAGGAAACAAAGCCTTCGTCTGACAACCTGTCGTAGCCTCATGGGGATCATAACCGTAAAAGTCAGATCCTAGACGTTCCAGGTTTGGCATTTCAATGTAAAGAGATCTAAGATTCGGCAGATGGCCAAGCTTTGGGACTTCTTTGCATTCTTTGCAACCCCGAAATTTAATCTCTTTCAAATTTGAGGGTAGAGACAACTTACTCATGATCCATGAAGGAAACTTATCACCCAAGAAGTTTTCAATCTTTAAGACTTCCAAATTAGGGTGTGGTTGAAGTGCTTCCAGTACATCCTCATCATTGCAGTTCGGCCTGGATGTACTCGACCAAGACCAACTCAAGCTTAAATCACGTATACACTTCTCCACTAGATTTGCTTTCTTAGCTTTTTCTATATCTGTCACACATTCCAGACAATAAATAGACAATTTACCTTTCAATTGTTTCAAGCTGCCCAGTTCCTCAATTCCGCAACCTATCTTCTTAAGCACCTGGAACTCAGGTAATGATTGAAGGTTCGTCAATCGCCCCATCCCAGATGGCCATGGAGACCATCCACTGAATACGCGATCATAAGAAATATGTCTCAAGTTGATCAAATTGGTCAGTTCCTTTGGACACGCTCTCAACTCAAGATAGTTCATTCTCAAAGTCTGTAGGTTATAAAGCTTGCCAACAGACTTGGGGAGTGTTCTAATTTTTGTGTTGGAAATATCCAAATACCTCAGGTGTTTCATTTTTCCAACTGAATCAGGCAACACCTTAATATCTGCACCGCATAATTTTACAACTCGCAAAGCTTCAAAGCTTGGTAAGGTGTTAAAAAGGACTTGATCCCTCTCAACAAAAAATGAGCGCAAACCTCTTTTTGTTTCAGTCTCCTTGGAGTCCCACCTAGATTTGGATACATGTTGTGCAAGATCATGCACAAGATCATGCATCTTGCAAGAGGTGATATTTCCATAGGGATCTCTTCTAACATCTTGGAAAAAAGAGTTCTCCAAAAGAATACCAAAATATTCAGCACCTATATCTTCCATATCTAGATTACTTTCCTCAGTAGAAAAATGATGTAGCCATCCTTGAGCCATCCAAAGTCGAATTAAGTCCTCCCTCTTGAATTCAAAATCTTTGACAAAGTTAGAGCAGAATGCAAAACACTGTTTTAGAGCTGGTGATTTCAGATCATTAAAACTCAACTTTAAAATTGACAAGATTTTTGTATCTCCTCCAGGCAAGTTCCATATGCTACTTTCTACTATTGACCTCCACCCATCACTTGTTTTGGAGCGCATCGTGTATCCCAAAACCTAGAAATGGTAAATGAGTTAAACTTCTGTTGATTACAAACAATTTAAAGTCACAATAATGGCGCTGTAAATATACATACAATATCCTGCTAAATCTTGATTGATTATATTAGAGATCCTAACACAAGTTTCCAAGGGTGGTAAAATGCTAGCTCATACGTTTTCCACAACAGATATGTAAGCTACTTTGAAGAAAGTGAATTTAGTGAAGAAATTAAGTTGATACTCTAAAAGTGATGTATCTAAGATAAAATTTCCATGGTATGGAGTTGAGGAGCACATACCTTTGCGACTAGTGGTAAGCCTGCACACCGTCTAGCAATCTCCTTTCCAAGGatttcttgatcttcatttagATGAGCAGTTCCATCTGGAAATGCTCTGTTCTTCAATATCTGCCAAC
It encodes:
- the LOC112167279 gene encoding uncharacterized protein LOC112167279 isoform X5 is translated as MLFLSTAVLIRRRYILESTLIAEQIRSNCGNKLMDHLVRIPLPPASLSTREASSWVIRIVLQRNSQGDEIIVAVPDFLVLVTSCIFTRRLSLNCSTRDAKQFRKLFEVKENLPGRESSLMPSQDDQEKGVPIVLQSVSGKHFNSLHPKILLATSKIWLCWTTKKLSHQI
- the LOC112167279 gene encoding uncharacterized protein LOC112167279 isoform X4 — its product is MLFLSTAVLIRRRYILESTLIAEQIRSNCGNKLMDHLVRIPLPPASLSTREASSWVIRIVLQRNSQGDEIIVAVPDFLVLVTSCIFTRRLSLNCSTRDAKQFRKLFEVKENLPGRESSLMPSQDDQEKGVPIVLQSVSGKHFNSLHPKLDMIFSIFVIIDFVGNIKNLVVLDYKET
- the LOC112167279 gene encoding uncharacterized protein LOC112167279 isoform X2, yielding MLFLSTAVLIRRRYILESTLIAEQIRSNCGNKLMDHLVRIPLPPASLSTREASSWVIRIVLQRNSQGDEIIVAVPDFLVLVTSCIFTRRLSLNCSTRDAKQFRKLFEVKENLPGRESSLMPSQDDQEKGVPIVLQSVSGKHFNSLHPKQLDMIFSIFVIIDFVGNIKNLVVLDYKET
- the LOC112167279 gene encoding uncharacterized protein LOC112167279 isoform X3, with translation MLFLSTAVLIRRRYILESTLIAEIRSNCGNKLMDHLVRIPLPPASLSTREASSWVIRIVLQRNSQGDEIIVAVPDFLVLVTSCIFTRRLSLNCSTRDAKQFRKLFEVKENLPGRESSLMPSQDDQEKGVPIVLQSVSGKHFNSLHPKQLDMIFSIFVIIDFVGNIKNLVVLDYKET
- the LOC112167279 gene encoding putative disease resistance protein RGA3 isoform X1, which encodes MPNLERLGSDFYGYDPHEATTGCQTKALFPALKSLIIQYAGKLIEWSEPQVLLPTVVFQSLEKLNLQGSPQLRSAPSYFPSLQSLSLVKIDSCVPVTSVLSKLTTLTYLHISGVKGLDCLPEGMLRNNKNLARLKIDRCEELTCIAPHGFSCCASLQSLVIVGCNKLRYLPEGLLAPSLEELLISDCPSLESIPFTEGIEYGSLHTLRILHTVRIEKCSTLTSIPSLQGFSSLGAIEISECSELLSLPSGLNCCTSLGKIKIRSCSKLKFISIDSLPSLRQLDIRTCSSLGSIDALHGFRCLYEFTIRDCDKLTSVLGSFPILQCLEIRNCPSLETIPCSDNLTTLSSLKIYSCDGFISKLSELASLTSLRRLEVGDFCKELDSFPVIPQLQTLMLSGWPKLKSLHEHIQHFTSLTSLNINSFDEVESLPEWLGSVSSLTVLIIELCHNLKYLPSRQAMQRLTKLRSLYICCDCPLIKRCRKGGPEWPKISHIPDLSLGKYKELTV
- the LOC112201734 gene encoding putative disease resistance protein RGA3 — its product is MANFIARTLVRRVFSLAGQEFSLQWGFGRELTKLRETLGIVEALLRDADHPRHNQQQGEAVQLWVAKLEEIADDADNLLDECSYEELRVQVELPTRIGRTLNSVSLSKARYRRKKARKIQKINKSLKNLCKLASGIGLVSTPLPSAAPRNRETYSFFDKDEEIIVGREEVVSHIVTNSTSSQANHLSVLAIVGMGGLGKTTVAKLVCHDPTIEGHFHEKIWICVSTEFQVVMILRRILQSFRPGAGAAVEGKDELCKTLKQELKGKRYLLILDDVWCQESEKWEELISCLSNVNDRLGSNIIVTTRNVGVASTIASILQTFTILEMDKLSDNQCWQILKNRAFPDGTAHLNEDQEILGKEIARRCAGLPLVAKVLGYTMRSKTSDGWRSIVESSIWNLPGGDTKILSILKLSFNDLKSPALKQCFAFCSNFVKDFEFKREDLIRLWMAQGWLHHFSTEESNLDMEDIGAEYFGILLENSFFQDVRRDPYGNITSCKMHDLVHDLAQHVSKSRWDSKETETKRGLRSFFVERDQVLFNTLPSFEALRVVKLCGADIKVLPDSVGKMKHLRYLDISNTKIRTLPKSVGKLYNLQTLRMNYLELRACPKELTNLINLRHISYDRVFSGWSPWPSGMGRLTNLQSLPEFQVLKKIGCGIEELGSLKQLKGKLSIYCLECVTDIEKAKKANLVEKCIRDLSLSWSWSSTSRPNCNDEDVLEALQPHPNLEVLKIENFLGDKFPSWIMSKLSLPSNLKEIKFRGCKECKEVPKLGHLPNLRSLYIEMPNLERLGSDFYGYDPHEATTGCQTKALFPALKSLTIQYAGKLIEWSEPQVLLPTVVFQSLEKLNLQGSPQLRSAPSYFPSLQSLSLVKIDSGVPVTSVLSKLTTLTYLHISGVKGLDCLPEGMLRNNKNLARLKIDRCEELTCIAPHGFGCCASLQSLVIVGCNKLRYLSEGLLAPSLEELLISDCPSLESIPFTEGIEYGSLHTLRIKKYSTLTSIPSLQGFSSVRAIKISECSELLSLPSGLNCCTSLGKIKIRSCSKLKFISIDSLPSLVRLDIRTCSSLESIDALHGFRCLYEFTIRDCDKLTSLLGSFPILQGLEIRNCPSLETIPCSDNLTTLSSLKIYSCDGFISKLSELASLTSLRRLEVGDFCKELDSFPVIPQLQTLMLSGWPKLKSLHEQIQHFTSLTSLNINSFDEVESLPEWLGSVSSLTVLIIELCHNLKYLPSRQAMQRLTKLRSLYICCDCPLIKRCRKGGPEWPKISHIPDLSLGKYKELTV